The sequence TGGGCTCCTTTTCACCTTCACCTAGACCTATAGGCGAAGCTGCTTATTGGTGTTTTAATCGTACTTGATAAAAGAGTCACCCCGGCAGTGAAAGGAGTCATCAATCAAGGTCATAATTGGCGTGACCTGTTTGTTACACTCTCACTTCCCTTACGCCCACAAAATAAAAAACTTGACCCGCTATCGTTTGAGCGAATCAAGCTTCAGTTTCTTGGAATATAGCTACGCCATGGCTCGGTATGCTTTTGACCTTGTGAAAATGACCAACCAGGCAAGGAGTCCTGCGATTCCAAGGCCCAATAAAACACTTTGCACAGAGAGTCCGACTGCTGTTAAACCAGCAATGATCGCATAGGACAACGGGTCAAATCCATTCATCGCCAAAAAGATAATACTCATCACCCGTCCCATCACATGCCCTTCTGTATTTTCTTGAGCAATTGTGAAAAAAGGAACGAACACGAACACAATAGAAAAGCCAATAAAAAAGATAAGGACAACGAGCCATAGTAAGCTGTCAATTCGACTAAACCCGATAAATAGTAGTATTGTACTTAATAAGGCGAAAACGCTGACGGATGCTTTGTTATTTCTTAATGTAAACACACTGAGCAAAATGGTGCCAAGCAACATGCCAACCCCGAGACTCGATTCCATAAAGCTCAAGTGAATCGGTGAGCCCCCTAGTGTCTCAACAAGCAATGGAATGGCAATATGCAACGCCCCAAATACGAAAAAATTAAGCGTGATTAAAACGAGAATGCCTATAATGAGATAGGTCGATTTACGAATATACTGAACGCCTTCTTTAAAATCTTGAATAGGCGTCTGTTTTGTCGTCTTCTCGACATCAGCTTCCTTAATAAATGGCGGAAAAACAAAGATCGCGGAGAAGAACACGAGCACCATTGCCACAAAAAAGCTTAGAGGAACAGAATACGCCTCCATCATCATTCCGGCAATAATCGGGCCTATGATAAAAGCGAGTTGATCGACCCCTTGAAACATCGCATTGGCCCGTTGCAATTTAGCTTTAGGAACAACTTTAGGAATCAGTGAAGTACTCGCAGGACCAAAAAAGGCGTCAAGCATACCGAATACCGTCGCGAGCATGAGCAAAATAGACAATGTTAACTCGCCGTTCGCAATCAACATATATAAAATGAGGAGCATGCAGCCTTGCATTAAGTTTGAATAAAACATGATCGTCGTCTTTTTAAACTTATCCGCGACGACGCCACCAAATACCATCATAAGAAGCCTTGGAACGGTTGCAGAAATTAATACGAGCGCAATCGCCGTTGCTGACCCGACTTCACTCACCGCATACCACGACACAGTTGTTAAAAACGTAC is a genomic window of Litoribacterium kuwaitense containing:
- a CDS encoding MFS transporter, yielding MEAALEKEGRLLHNRTFMLMLVAGIFAIMGYSTFLTTVSWYAVSEVGSATAIALVLISATVPRLLMMVFGGVVADKFKKTTIMFYSNLMQGCMLLILYMLIANGELTLSILLMLATVFGMLDAFFGPASTSLIPKVVPKAKLQRANAMFQGVDQLAFIIGPIIAGMMMEAYSVPLSFFVAMVLVFFSAIFVFPPFIKEADVEKTTKQTPIQDFKEGVQYIRKSTYLIIGILVLITLNFFVFGALHIAIPLLVETLGGSPIHLSFMESSLGVGMLLGTILLSVFTLRNNKASVSVFALLSTILLFIGFSRIDSLLWLVVLIFFIGFSIVFVFVPFFTIAQENTEGHVMGRVMSIIFLAMNGFDPLSYAIIAGLTAVGLSVQSVLLGLGIAGLLAWLVIFTRSKAYRAMA